In Paenibacillus sonchi, a single genomic region encodes these proteins:
- a CDS encoding beta-mannosidase, with translation MKLQLKLDNWQFRACGDEQWLPAAVPGTVHTDLLRNELIPPPFYGKNEHELQWIDKKDWEYRTVLHLGGEWQQRAVAELVFKGLDTYADVYVNDVHALSADNMFRAWTVNVKELLRAGENEIRVRFRSAVHEDLPKLEQLGYALPAPNDQSELGGLGEQQISVFARKAPYHYGWDWGPRFLTSGIWREAVLEGRDQVAITDLYIRQNAVSPEEARLTVLVEADAPSAWNGQLRVSCGCREWTQSVLLQQGKQRLELEIVLDQPRLWWCNGLGKPELTAFRAELLKAGEAAAQAEVTTGLREIKLVREPDDRGASFYFELNGVRVFAKGSNHIPNDSFATEVTEERYRHEIASAVASNMNMLRVWGGGIYEEETFYRLCDEYGLLVWQDFMFACSMYPGDEPFLENVREEAVYNIRRLRNHPCIALWCGNNEMDSAWSHYEDNKGWGWKEKFSREIRDKLWWDYEAVFHRILPEAVASCHPDVDYWASSPMRALTHDMNQHATRMAGEGDVHYWGVWHGSEPFENYNVKVGRFMSEYGFQSFPELKSVLSYAEENDMELESEVMLAHQKNGRGNLLIKEYMDIYLPRPKDFKSFLYMSQILQAEAMRIAIESHRRNKPYCMGTLYWQMNDCWPVASWAGMDYYGRWKALQYTVRKSYQELLLSIDGSDGENLQIHAVSDRQEGLEGELRVRLQDFSGAVLQEWLQPVTLAADSASIVFAANIAGLLEGREPRRVLLTAALLADGQQLDYKHHYFVSAKEIPLARPAVKVEEVQGSAAFTVSTDVLARGVYLTADEEGIFSDNFFDLLPGESKTVEFFLSGSGDQDFTPAVPKGLEIYTMADYVDEGLL, from the coding sequence ATGAAACTACAACTGAAATTGGACAACTGGCAATTTAGAGCCTGCGGGGATGAACAGTGGCTTCCGGCAGCTGTGCCGGGAACGGTGCATACCGATCTGCTCCGCAATGAACTGATCCCTCCCCCTTTTTATGGAAAGAACGAGCATGAACTGCAATGGATCGATAAGAAAGACTGGGAATACCGGACGGTTCTGCACCTCGGCGGGGAGTGGCAGCAGCGTGCTGTTGCTGAACTGGTTTTCAAAGGGCTGGACACCTATGCGGATGTATATGTGAATGATGTGCACGCACTCTCGGCGGACAATATGTTCCGGGCCTGGACCGTAAATGTCAAGGAGCTGCTGCGGGCCGGGGAGAATGAGATCCGCGTGCGGTTCCGTTCCGCAGTACATGAGGATCTGCCGAAGCTGGAACAGCTTGGCTATGCGCTCCCGGCGCCCAATGACCAATCCGAACTGGGCGGACTCGGGGAACAGCAGATCAGCGTATTCGCCCGCAAAGCGCCTTATCATTACGGCTGGGACTGGGGCCCGAGATTCCTGACCAGCGGCATCTGGCGTGAAGCTGTGCTGGAAGGCAGGGATCAGGTTGCTATCACTGATTTGTATATCCGCCAGAATGCGGTGAGCCCGGAAGAAGCCCGGCTCACTGTGCTCGTGGAAGCGGATGCTCCATCGGCATGGAACGGTCAGCTGCGGGTAAGCTGCGGCTGCAGGGAATGGACCCAATCCGTTTTGCTCCAACAGGGCAAGCAGAGGCTGGAACTGGAAATCGTTCTGGATCAGCCCCGTCTCTGGTGGTGCAACGGCCTCGGTAAACCTGAGCTGACTGCTTTTCGGGCAGAACTGCTGAAGGCAGGGGAGGCCGCAGCGCAAGCTGAAGTTACCACCGGGCTGCGGGAGATCAAGCTGGTCCGGGAGCCGGATGATCGGGGAGCTTCCTTTTATTTTGAGCTGAATGGTGTGCGTGTATTCGCCAAGGGCTCCAATCACATTCCCAACGACAGTTTTGCTACGGAGGTTACGGAGGAGCGTTACCGCCATGAGATCGCTTCGGCTGTCGCTTCCAATATGAATATGCTGCGGGTGTGGGGCGGCGGGATCTATGAAGAGGAGACTTTTTACCGGCTGTGCGATGAGTATGGTCTGCTGGTCTGGCAGGATTTCATGTTCGCCTGCAGCATGTACCCGGGAGATGAGCCGTTCCTGGAGAATGTGCGTGAGGAGGCTGTCTATAACATCCGGAGATTGCGCAACCATCCGTGCATCGCTTTGTGGTGCGGTAATAATGAGATGGATTCGGCCTGGTCGCATTATGAGGATAACAAGGGCTGGGGCTGGAAGGAAAAGTTCAGCCGGGAGATCCGTGATAAGCTGTGGTGGGATTATGAGGCCGTTTTCCACCGTATCCTGCCTGAAGCCGTGGCCTCCTGCCACCCGGATGTGGATTACTGGGCATCTTCTCCGATGCGGGCTCTGACTCATGACATGAACCAGCATGCTACGCGGATGGCCGGTGAAGGGGATGTGCACTATTGGGGCGTATGGCATGGGAGCGAGCCTTTTGAGAACTACAATGTCAAGGTTGGCCGCTTCATGAGCGAATACGGCTTCCAGTCCTTCCCTGAGCTGAAATCGGTACTCAGCTATGCTGAAGAAAACGATATGGAGCTGGAATCCGAAGTGATGCTGGCTCATCAGAAGAACGGACGCGGCAATCTGCTGATTAAGGAATACATGGATATCTATCTGCCCCGGCCAAAGGATTTCAAGAGCTTCCTGTATATGAGCCAGATTCTTCAAGCGGAGGCCATGCGGATCGCCATTGAAAGCCACCGGAGAAACAAGCCCTACTGCATGGGCACGCTGTACTGGCAGATGAATGACTGCTGGCCGGTTGCTTCCTGGGCGGGCATGGATTATTACGGCCGCTGGAAGGCACTGCAATACACGGTACGCAAAAGCTACCAGGAGCTGCTTCTCTCCATCGACGGTTCGGACGGGGAGAATCTCCAGATCCACGCTGTATCCGACCGGCAGGAGGGGCTGGAAGGCGAACTGCGGGTCCGACTGCAGGACTTCAGCGGAGCTGTGCTGCAGGAATGGCTGCAGCCGGTCACCCTTGCGGCTGACTCGGCAAGTATTGTGTTTGCGGCTAATATTGCCGGATTGCTGGAGGGCCGCGAACCCCGCCGTGTGCTGCTGACTGCCGCGTTGCTGGCGGACGGACAGCAGCTTGACTACAAGCATCATTACTTCGTTTCGGCCAAAGAAATTCCGCTGGCCCGGCCTGCGGTTAAGGTGGAAGAGGTGCAGGGCAGCGCAGCGTTTACGGTCAGCACTGATGTGCTTGCCAGAGGAGTGTATCTGACAGCGGATGAGGAAGGAATCTTCTCGGACAATTTCTTCGACCTGCTGCCGGGCGAATCGAAGACCGTGGAATTCTTCCTGAGCGGCAGCGGGGACCAGGATTTCACTCCGGCTGTCCCGAAGGGCCTTGAGATTTACACAATGGCGGATTATGTGGATGAGGGCCTGCTGTAA
- a CDS encoding ABC transporter substrate-binding protein, translated as MKKIMNAGFALTLTAVLAACGNNAATNNAATNNAAAPEATQAGAPTELVISTWGFSEDFFKESVYAPFEKEHNVKIVVEIGNNAERLNKIRQGSSDVDVVYLSDYYAQQAINEGLFETIDRSKIPNIEKIYDIAKAPLGKEYGPAYTVGRLGIAYNPALVKGEVKSWSDMWTQFDKNLTLPAITATAGPMIVDAASVVAGGSEFNEDQAFAKLKELDSNVVKYYGQTSEYVNMFGQEEIAGGPIMEMYFKDLQAAVPDAKFVAPSEGAYAVMNTVNVVKGNDNKELAEAFINWQLSKEVQEKSAKAKVDSPVNTEVVLTDEEAVGVTYGADVISKLRKLDMSFVNQHITEWTDRFNREIGG; from the coding sequence ATGAAAAAAATAATGAATGCGGGCTTTGCCCTCACACTGACTGCGGTGCTGGCTGCTTGCGGCAATAACGCTGCAACGAACAATGCTGCCACCAACAATGCGGCTGCGCCGGAAGCGACGCAAGCAGGGGCTCCCACTGAGCTGGTGATTTCCACTTGGGGTTTCTCGGAGGACTTCTTTAAAGAGTCGGTGTATGCACCGTTTGAGAAAGAGCATAATGTGAAAATCGTCGTCGAAATCGGCAACAATGCCGAACGTCTGAACAAAATCCGCCAGGGCAGCTCCGATGTGGATGTAGTGTATCTGTCGGACTATTATGCGCAGCAGGCGATCAATGAAGGACTGTTCGAGACCATTGACCGCAGCAAAATTCCGAACATCGAAAAAATTTATGACATTGCCAAAGCGCCACTGGGCAAAGAATATGGCCCTGCCTATACTGTGGGCCGTCTCGGTATTGCCTACAACCCGGCGCTGGTGAAGGGGGAAGTGAAATCCTGGAGTGACATGTGGACGCAGTTTGACAAGAATCTTACGCTTCCAGCCATTACTGCAACGGCCGGTCCTATGATTGTAGATGCAGCCTCCGTAGTGGCAGGTGGTTCGGAGTTCAACGAGGATCAGGCCTTCGCGAAGCTGAAGGAGCTGGACAGTAATGTAGTTAAATACTACGGACAGACTTCGGAGTATGTGAATATGTTCGGCCAGGAGGAAATCGCGGGCGGTCCAATTATGGAGATGTACTTCAAAGACCTCCAGGCTGCTGTGCCGGATGCCAAGTTCGTTGCACCTTCCGAAGGTGCGTATGCCGTTATGAATACGGTCAATGTGGTTAAGGGCAACGACAACAAGGAGCTTGCCGAAGCGTTCATCAACTGGCAGCTGAGCAAGGAAGTGCAGGAGAAATCGGCCAAGGCGAAAGTCGACTCTCCGGTGAATACCGAAGTGGTGCTGACGGATGAAGAGGCTGTAGGCGTAACTTACGGCGCGGATGTCATCAGCAAGCTGCGCAAGCTGGACATGTCCTTTGTGAACCAGCACATCACGGAGTGGACGGACCGCTTCAACCGTGAGATTGGCGGGTAA
- a CDS encoding FecCD family ABC transporter permease, with the protein MNRWYTFRSRNHSFQISRRTLLVISLLTVVNVIVAILCVGLGSQFIRPDNVIRAIFGFGDPVHSMIIFSLRMPRILIAILVGAALAVSGAILQGIVRNPLTSPDMIGITGGASLGTVMFIIFFSGVSVRFMPLSSIAGAFGAALLIYLLAYRRGVSPLRLVLVGIGMATALTAVTYMLILTASFTPTAVAVKAFTFMTGSIYGVSWERDVLTLLPWILVLLPVALFYARHLNVQELGDDIAESVGSSVMRKRTFLLIVSVALAGAAVSIGGAINFIGLMAPHIARKLVGPAFGGVIPVSALIGSLILLLSDLVARTAFLPLDIPAGVFTAAIGAPFFIYLLYQSRKTA; encoded by the coding sequence ATGAACCGTTGGTATACGTTTAGGAGCCGTAACCACTCGTTTCAAATCAGCCGAAGAACTTTACTTGTTATCTCTCTATTGACCGTGGTCAATGTTATTGTCGCCATCTTATGTGTTGGATTAGGAAGCCAATTTATCCGTCCTGATAACGTCATCCGTGCCATATTTGGGTTCGGAGATCCTGTTCATTCCATGATCATTTTCTCGCTGCGCATGCCGCGTATCCTGATTGCTATTCTTGTAGGGGCAGCTCTCGCTGTGTCTGGCGCTATTCTTCAGGGCATTGTGCGCAACCCGCTGACCTCTCCTGACATGATCGGAATAACGGGAGGCGCTTCACTCGGAACTGTTATGTTTATCATCTTTTTCTCTGGGGTCAGCGTCCGCTTTATGCCGCTTAGTTCTATTGCAGGGGCATTCGGTGCTGCGCTATTAATCTATCTCCTGGCTTACCGACGCGGCGTGTCGCCACTCAGACTCGTTCTGGTCGGCATAGGCATGGCTACCGCTCTAACAGCAGTGACTTATATGTTGATTCTCACCGCTTCATTTACACCAACGGCTGTGGCCGTTAAAGCATTTACCTTTATGACTGGAAGTATCTACGGAGTGTCGTGGGAACGGGATGTACTTACATTACTGCCATGGATTCTTGTCCTGCTTCCTGTGGCTCTATTCTATGCCAGACACTTGAACGTACAAGAGCTGGGTGATGATATTGCCGAGAGTGTAGGCAGCTCCGTCATGCGCAAGCGAACTTTCTTGCTGATAGTTAGTGTCGCACTGGCAGGCGCAGCCGTATCTATTGGCGGGGCCATTAATTTTATCGGACTCATGGCGCCTCACATTGCCCGAAAGCTGGTGGGCCCGGCTTTCGGAGGAGTCATCCCCGTGTCCGCACTCATCGGGTCCCTCATTCTGCTGCTCTCCGATCTTGTAGCCAGAACAGCCTTCCTCCCACTGGATATACCGGCCGGCGTATTCACAGCAGCAATCGGTGCTCCGTTCTTCATCTATTTGCTCTATCAAAGCCGTAAAACGGCTTAA
- a CDS encoding nucleoside hydrolase, translated as MTGRKKVILDVDTGVDDALAIMLAVTSGKFDILGITTVSGNVSLDQATLNTCKILELLGVSGQIPVYRGADKPLVREAVFEHRVHGSDGIGGALGDMAVTKQPEAGAAADFIIRELLARPGEVTLIMTAPLTNLAAALQKCPELVAHAAEVIVMGGVVQGYGNITPTAEYNMYVDPEAAKQVLAAGFPRLTLVGLDVTRRALLGAEDIQKLHNPVIREYVETSTAGYRARYYERNGVQACALHDPLAVGVALNCGLVTTRDYYVDVETRSELCDGQTVCDFQNRLNRPPNVTVCLEVDAPAFLECFINSLNQEPKKDGSR; from the coding sequence ATGACCGGTCGTAAAAAAGTCATTCTGGACGTAGATACAGGTGTGGATGACGCCCTGGCGATCATGCTGGCGGTGACAAGCGGGAAGTTCGATATTCTTGGCATTACGACGGTCAGCGGCAACGTATCGCTGGATCAGGCGACGCTGAATACCTGCAAGATTCTGGAACTGCTTGGAGTGTCCGGGCAGATTCCAGTGTATCGTGGAGCGGATAAGCCGCTGGTCCGTGAAGCGGTGTTCGAGCACCGGGTGCATGGATCGGACGGCATCGGCGGCGCGCTGGGCGACATGGCGGTCACGAAGCAGCCGGAAGCCGGAGCGGCAGCGGATTTCATCATCCGCGAGCTGCTGGCCCGGCCCGGCGAGGTCACGCTGATTATGACCGCACCGCTGACGAACCTGGCGGCCGCGCTGCAGAAATGTCCGGAGCTTGTTGCACATGCCGCCGAGGTCATTGTAATGGGCGGTGTGGTGCAGGGTTATGGCAATATCACGCCGACGGCAGAGTACAACATGTACGTCGATCCCGAAGCCGCGAAGCAGGTGCTGGCGGCAGGGTTCCCCCGGCTGACGCTGGTGGGGCTGGATGTTACCCGCCGGGCGCTGCTTGGTGCGGAGGATATCCAGAAGCTGCATAACCCGGTCATCCGCGAATATGTGGAGACAAGTACCGCCGGCTACCGGGCACGCTATTATGAGCGCAACGGCGTTCAGGCCTGCGCCCTGCATGATCCGCTGGCGGTGGGAGTCGCGCTGAACTGCGGGCTGGTCACCACCCGCGATTACTACGTAGATGTGGAAACCCGCAGTGAGCTGTGCGACGGGCAGACGGTCTGCGATTTCCAGAACCGGCTCAACCGGCCGCCGAATGTCACTGTCTGCCTGGAGGTTGACGCGCCCGCTTTTCTGGAATGCTTCATTAACAGCTTGAATCAAGAGCCGAAGAAGGACGGGAGTCGTTAG
- a CDS encoding ABC transporter substrate-binding protein, whose product MATLFKRKMIGTTTTLLLALAILITGCGQTGNSTGKDSSSSEGTGKSQPQEDVRTVKHVMGDAKISGTPKRVVVLTNEGTEALLALGIKPVGAVKSWTGDPWYPHIKDQMEGVTVVGDESQPNIELIASLKPDLIIGNKLRQEKVYDQLNAIATTVFSETLRGEWQSNFKLYAEAVGKTKEGDTTIADYDARAADFKSKAGDKLQQKVSVVRFMSGKTRIYLEDTFTGIAFSKLGITRPDNQKYADTFVEEITKERLPEVDADMLFYFTYDTGDGKGNEMEKEMLNDPLWKSLNVVKNNKAIRVDDAIWNTAGGVIAANLMLDELFKIYEIQE is encoded by the coding sequence ATGGCAACATTATTTAAGCGTAAAATGATAGGAACCACCACAACCTTGCTGCTAGCCTTAGCAATACTTATAACGGGTTGCGGACAAACGGGAAATTCTACAGGCAAAGATAGCTCCAGCTCAGAAGGAACCGGGAAGTCCCAGCCTCAGGAAGATGTGCGCACAGTCAAGCATGTTATGGGGGATGCTAAGATTTCAGGTACCCCGAAGCGTGTTGTTGTTTTAACAAATGAAGGCACAGAGGCTCTTCTGGCATTGGGAATCAAACCGGTGGGTGCTGTGAAATCCTGGACAGGAGATCCGTGGTACCCTCATATCAAAGATCAAATGGAAGGGGTTACTGTTGTAGGGGATGAAAGTCAGCCGAATATTGAACTGATCGCAAGCCTCAAACCAGACCTCATTATCGGGAATAAGCTGCGTCAGGAGAAAGTTTATGATCAGCTGAATGCCATTGCTACAACTGTATTTTCCGAAACTCTGCGCGGGGAGTGGCAGTCTAACTTTAAGCTTTACGCCGAAGCAGTTGGTAAGACAAAGGAAGGCGATACAACTATCGCAGATTACGATGCACGCGCTGCAGACTTTAAATCCAAGGCCGGAGATAAGCTACAACAAAAAGTCTCGGTTGTTCGTTTTATGAGTGGAAAGACACGTATTTATCTGGAGGATACCTTTACGGGCATAGCCTTCTCCAAATTGGGCATTACTCGTCCGGACAATCAGAAGTATGCCGACACATTTGTTGAGGAAATCACCAAAGAGCGTCTGCCTGAGGTAGATGCTGACATGCTGTTCTACTTTACCTACGATACCGGGGACGGTAAGGGCAATGAAATGGAAAAGGAAATGCTGAATGATCCGCTATGGAAAAGCTTGAATGTGGTCAAGAATAACAAAGCGATTCGTGTGGATGATGCTATTTGGAACACGGCAGGCGGAGTCATTGCGGCAAATCTGATGTTGGATGAGTTGTTCAAAATTTACGAAATACAGGAATAA
- a CDS encoding FecCD family ABC transporter permease: protein MDILLSTRKQKIYFLLIAILLLGAGIVCSVGFGVKNISWQTIVNTLIHFDGSQEQLIIKTARIPRALIAAIAGASLAVAGALMQGITRNPLSSPSILGINSGASFFIVMGSAFFGAAGLSTFAGLAFLGAAFTAILVYILGSIGTDGLTPLKITLAGAAMTSFFSSLSLGILLTGGQTFDQVLYWFVGSVSGRDISIFNAAFPYMALALLGAMVLGKHMNVLVLGEDIAAGLGQKTIYIKLTAGLVIILLAGGSVSMAGPIAFVGIIIPHVSRYLVGTDYRWVIPYCAILGADLLLAADIGSRYIAFPKEVPVGIMTAILGVPFFVYIARKGGRN from the coding sequence ATGGATATCCTATTATCTACACGAAAGCAAAAAATATATTTCCTTTTGATAGCTATTCTGCTCCTTGGAGCAGGCATTGTCTGCAGCGTTGGATTCGGGGTGAAAAACATCAGCTGGCAGACGATTGTGAACACTTTGATCCATTTTGACGGGAGCCAGGAACAGCTTATTATCAAGACGGCTCGGATTCCGCGCGCCTTGATTGCCGCTATTGCAGGAGCAAGCCTTGCGGTAGCAGGGGCCCTTATGCAGGGCATCACCCGCAACCCCTTGTCTTCGCCTAGTATTCTAGGTATTAATTCGGGTGCATCGTTTTTTATTGTTATGGGATCCGCCTTCTTTGGCGCAGCTGGTCTATCGACGTTTGCAGGCTTAGCGTTCCTTGGTGCAGCCTTCACAGCAATTTTAGTATATATATTAGGTTCAATTGGTACAGACGGTCTTACTCCCCTTAAAATTACTTTAGCTGGCGCTGCCATGACTTCCTTCTTCTCATCGCTTTCTCTAGGCATTCTTCTGACCGGAGGGCAAACCTTTGACCAAGTGCTGTACTGGTTTGTTGGTTCGGTGTCGGGAAGAGATATTAGCATCTTCAATGCTGCCTTTCCCTATATGGCACTTGCCCTATTGGGAGCCATGGTGCTGGGAAAACATATGAATGTGCTCGTTTTGGGTGAAGACATCGCTGCCGGCCTGGGACAAAAAACGATTTATATCAAACTAACCGCAGGCCTGGTCATCATCTTGCTGGCAGGAGGATCTGTCTCTATGGCAGGACCTATCGCCTTCGTCGGCATCATCATTCCTCATGTATCACGTTATCTGGTAGGAACAGACTATCGCTGGGTTATTCCCTATTGTGCTATCTTAGGTGCTGACCTACTGCTTGCAGCTGATATTGGATCGAGATACATTGCGTTCCCCAAAGAGGTACCCGTCGGCATCATGACCGCCATCTTGGGCGTTCCCTTCTTTGTTTATATTGCCAGAAAAGGAGGCCGAAACTAG
- a CDS encoding ABC transporter ATP-binding protein, with amino-acid sequence MSTIEVKGLGLAYGQKQIFSNLDLTVPSGQITVLIGSNGCGKSTLLRSLARLLRPEQGSILLDGEEIFKLKTKELAKRLAILPQGPIAPEGLTVHQLVKQGRYPYQSWLQQWTKEDERMVNKALEATRMSEFSHRSVDSLSGGQRQRAWIAMTLAQDTPFLLLDEPTTYLDMTHQVEILDLLFELNEMEKRTIVMVLHDINLACRYAHHIIAVKEGGIYAYGAPEDIVNEQLIRDVFRMECQVTPDPIFGTPVCVPFGKGRKVKRKINV; translated from the coding sequence GTGTCTACCATTGAGGTAAAAGGACTGGGACTAGCCTATGGACAGAAGCAGATTTTCTCCAATCTGGATTTAACGGTTCCATCCGGTCAGATCACCGTATTGATAGGAAGCAACGGCTGCGGCAAATCAACGCTGCTTCGTTCCCTTGCCCGTCTTCTGAGGCCTGAGCAAGGTTCGATCCTACTGGATGGTGAAGAGATCTTCAAACTTAAGACCAAGGAACTCGCCAAAAGGCTGGCTATTCTGCCACAGGGGCCGATTGCTCCTGAAGGGCTAACCGTTCATCAACTTGTAAAACAGGGGCGTTATCCCTATCAAAGCTGGCTTCAGCAATGGACCAAAGAGGACGAGCGGATGGTCAACAAAGCACTTGAGGCTACACGCATGAGTGAATTTTCACACCGATCCGTCGACTCCTTATCCGGTGGCCAACGCCAGCGGGCATGGATCGCCATGACACTCGCGCAAGATACGCCTTTCCTATTGCTGGATGAACCAACCACCTATCTGGACATGACTCACCAAGTCGAAATCCTTGATCTGCTCTTCGAGTTAAATGAAATGGAGAAGCGCACCATTGTAATGGTTCTGCATGATATTAATCTGGCGTGTCGCTACGCGCATCACATTATCGCCGTCAAGGAAGGCGGAATATATGCCTACGGTGCACCCGAGGATATCGTAAATGAACAACTGATCCGGGATGTTTTCCGGATGGAATGCCAGGTTACTCCGGATCCGATCTTCGGCACTCCTGTGTGTGTTCCCTTTGGCAAAGGACGTAAAGTTAAACGGAAAATCAATGTTTAA